The Thiohalomonas denitrificans genomic interval GGCGAACTGATCTTCCTTCTGATCGCCCTGCTGCCCTGGTGGATTCAGTGGCCCCTGGGTGGCAGCTGGGCCATTTTCCATATTCTGGTCATTACCCTGCAGGCGTTCATCTTCATGCTGCTGACGATTGTCTATCTCAGCATGGCTTCGCAGGCCGACCACTAACCGCAGAACCGTTTCTTCACTGTTTAATATCAACTTTTCACAACTATATCGAGGAGAGCTCCAATGGATCCATCCATTCTCGCCAACGTCTACGCCTTCACCGCAATCGGTGTCGGTATCATCCTTGCCGCCGCCGGCCTGGGTTCCGCTCTGGGCTGGGGCCTGATCTGCTCCAAGTACATTGAGGGTATCGCGCGTCAGCCCGAAATGCGTCCGCAGCTGATGGGCCAGATGCTGTTTACCGGCGGACTTATGGAAGCCTTTCCGATGATCGTGCTGGGTATGGCCATGTGGTTTGTATTCGCCAACCCGTTCGTGGGCGCGCTGGTCGGCTAAGCCGGAGTTTTTCAGCCAGTTTCGCCAACCCATACGGGAGATAGAAGACGTGAATGTAACAGCAACCCTCTTTGGGCAGATGCTGACCTTCTTCGTCCTGGTCTGGTTCGTCTGGAAGTTCCTTTGGGATCCGATGACCCAGATGATGGAGGACCGGAAAACGCGCATCGCTGATGGTCTTGCGGCCGCCGAACGTGGAAAACACGAGCAGGAGCTTGCGGAGAAACGCGCCGCCGAGGTGATCCATGAGGCCAAAGAGAAGGCCGCAGAGATCATCGCCCAGGCCCAGAAGCGTAGCAGCGAGATCGTTGAAGAGGCCAAAGAGACTGCCCGTACCGAAGGAGAGCGCATCAAGGCGTCCGCCCAGTCGGATATCGAGCAGGAAGTTAACCGCGCCAAAGAGAGTCTGCGTGGCAAGGTGGTCTCGCTATCTGTGGCCGGCGCATCGAAAGTGCTCGCCCGGGAGATCGACGAGAAGTCACAAGAGGACCTTCTCAAGGACCTCGTGGCGCAGATATAAGGGCTGTACCCAAATGGCTGAACTGATAACCATCGCACGCCCGTACGCCCAGGCCATTTTCAGTCTCGCCCGGGATGAAGGCGATCTGAAGGGGTGGTCTGACATGCTGGCCTTTGCCGCTCTCGTCGCAAGCGATCCCGACATGGCCGCGTTGATCGAAGATCCGAGGGTCGATCGTGAGCAGACGGCGACGATCTTTCTCGATGTCTGCGGCGAACGCCTGAATGCCGGCGCCAAGAACACGATCCGCGTCCTGGCGGAAAATAACCGACTCGAGCTGCTGCCGGAAATCGCCGTTTTGTACGAGGTCGAGCGTGCTACTGCCGAAGGGACCCTGCGGGCCGAGGTGACCTCCGCCCATTCCTTGTCGAATGCACAGAAGAAGGCGATTGCGTCGGCCTTGACGAAGCGATTTGGCCGTGATGTCACGCTCGACTGCAAAATCGATGAAGAGCTGCTCGGTGGGGCCATTATCCGTGCGGGAGACGTGGTCATCGATGGTTCGGTCATCGGCAAGCTGGACAAGCTGGCTCATCAGCTGCTGCGCTAAACCGGACCGATTAGAGGACACATTACAATGCAACTGAATCCTTCAGAAATCAGTGAACTGATTAAGAAGCGCATCGCCGACTACGACGTGGTCACCGAAGCGCGCACCGAAGGTAGCGTCGTCAGTCTGACGGACGGTATCGCGCGCGTTCACGGGTTGGCCGATGTCATGTCCGGCGAAATGCTCGAATTTCCCGGCAACACCTTCGGCCTGGCGCTGAATATCGAGCGTGACTCGGTCGGTGCGGTCATCCTGGGCGCCTACGAGCACATTTCCGAAGGCGACAAGGTCACCTGTACCGGTCGTATCATGGAGGTGCCGGTGGGCGAGGCCCTGTTGGGGCGCGTGGTCAACTCTCTGGGTGTACCCATCGATGGCAAGGGGTCGATCGATGCCACGGAGACCTCGCCAATCGAGAAGATCGCGCCCGGCGTCATTCACCGCCAGTCGGTCGATCAGCCGCTGCAGACCGGTCTGAAATCGGTTGATGCGATGGTGCCGATTGGTCGTGGTCAGCGTGAACTGATCATCGGCGATCGCCAGACGGGCAAAACCGCTGTCGCTATCGACGCGATCATCAGCCAGAAGGGTACCGGTGTTAAGTGCATCTACGTAGCGGTTGGCCAGAAGGCTTCCTCTATTGCGGGTGTAGTGCGCAAGCTCGAAGAGCACGGCGCCATGGAGCACACCATCGTGGTGGCAGCTGCCGCCTCTGATTCGGCTGCGCTGCAGTACATCAGTCCCTATGCCGGCTGTGCCATGGGCGAATACTTTCGTGACCGCGGCGAAGATGCCCTGATTGTCTACGATGACCTGACCAAGCAGGCCTGGGCCTATCGCCAGGTGTCGCTGCTGCTGCGTCGGCCGCCGGGCCGCGAAGCCTATCCCGGTGACGTGTTCTATCTCCACTCCCGGCTGCTGGAGCGTGCATCACGCATCAATGCCGCGGAGGTGGAGAAGATTACCAACGGCGAAGTGAAAGGCAAGACCGGCTCCCTGACCGCGCTGCCGATCATTGAGACCCAGGCGGGCGACGTCTCGGCGTTCGTGCCGACCAATGTGATCTCCATCACCGACGGTCAGATCTTTCTCGAAACCGACCTGTTCAATGCGGGCATCCGCCCGGCCATCAACGCCGGCCTTTCGGTTTCCCGCGTCGGTGGCGCAGCTCAGACGAAGATCGTCAAGAAGCTTGGTGGTGGTGCACGTCTGGATTTGGCGCAATATCGTGAATTGGCGGCCTTCGCTCAGTTCGCCTCCGATCTGGACGAATCGACTCGCAAACAGATCGAACGCGGTCAGCGCGTTACCGAACTGATGAAGCAGAAACAGTACCAGCCCATGAGCGTTGCTCAGATCGCTGTGTCGCTGTTTGCCGCCAACCAGGGCTTCCTGGATGACGTTGGTGCGAAAAAGGTCGTGGATTTCGAACAGGCGCTACAGGCCTACATGAAATCCGAGCAGTCGGACCTGATGGAAAAGATCAACGTTTCGGGCGATTACAACGACGAGATCGAAAATGCGCTTCGAAAGGCCGTCGAAGACTTTAAAGCCAACCATACCTGGTAAGCGGGAGGCACTTGATGGCCAGCGGAAAAGAGATACGTACCCAGATCGGGAGTGTCAAGAACACTCAGAAGATCACCCGCGCCATGGAGATGGTGGCTGCGTCCAAGATGCGCAGGGCGCAGGACCGGATGGTGGCTTCCCGACCCTATGCCGACAAGATGCATAAGGTGATCAGTCACTTGGCGCACGCGCATACGGAGTATAAGCACTCCTACCTTGTGGAGCGCGAGGTCAAGCGGGTCGGGATGATTATCGTTTCGTCGGACCGGGGTCTTTGTGGCGGTCTGAACACCAACGAGTTCAAGGTGGCGTTGCAGACCGTCAAGGAGTGGCGGGAGCGCAATGTCGAGGTCGATGCATGCCTTATCGGCCAGAAGGCCGCCGGATTTTTCAAGCGGATCAAGGTGAACGTCGTCTCCCAGACGACGCAGCTCGGGGATGCACCCGGGCTCCAGGACCTGATCGGTGCGGTGAAGGTGATGCTGGAGGCATTCGATGAAGGGAGAATCGACCGATTGTACATTGTGTTCAACGAATTCGTGAACACCATGACGCAGAAGCCGACCGTCGAACAGCTTCTGCCGATCCGGGCCGGAGAGCTCGACCCCGAACTCAAGCATCACTGGGACTATCTGTACGAGCCGGACGCCGAGCAGGTCCTGGAACAGTTACTGATGCGCTACATCGAGTCGCTGGTCTACCAGGGTGTGGTCGAAAATATCGCTTGCGAACAGGCTGCCCGAATGGTGGCCATGAAAGCGGCATCCGACAATGCCGGAAGTCTGATCGAGGAGCTGCAGCTGGCCTACAACAAGGCCCGCCAGGCAGCAATCACCCAAGAGTTGTCGGAGATCGTCGCGGGCGCAGCGGCTGTATAGGATCCGCGCAGCAAGGTTTCGAGTATTTTAAGGGGACTGACCATGAGTTCTGGAAAGATCGTTCAAATCATCGGCGCGGTGGTCGACGCACAATTCCCGCGCGATGCCATGCCCAAGGTCTACGACGCGCTGAACGTCGAAGAGCTGGGATTGACCCTCGAGGTGCAGCAGCAACTCGGTGACGGGGTCGTGCGTACCATCGCCATGGGCTCGTCCGACGGGCTCAAGCGCGGCATGGATGTCGGCAATAGCGGTGCGCCGATTTCGGTGCCGGTCGGCAAGGCCACACTGGGCCGCATTATGGACGTGCTGGGTAATCCCATCGATGAACGTGGCGATGTCGGCGAAGAGCAGCGCTGGGCGATTCACCGCAAGGCGCCGATTTATGAAGAGCTGGCCGCCAGCACCGAGCTGCTGGAGACCGGTATCAAGGTTATCGATCTGGTCTGCCCGTTTGCCAAGGGCGGTAAAGTCGGCCTGTTCGGCGGCGCCGGTGTGGGCAAGACCGTCAACATGATGGAGCTCATCCGCAACATCGCTATCGAGCACAGCGGGTACTCCGTGTTCGCCGGTGTCGGCGAACGTACCCGTGAGGGTAACGACTTCTATCATGAAATGAAGGAGTCGAATGTTCTCGACAAGGTGGCACTGGTCTACGGCCAGATGAACGAGCCGCCGGGAAATCGCCTGCGTGTCGCCCTGACCGGCCTGACCATGGCGGAGTACTTCCGCGATGAGGGTCGCGATGTGCTGCTGTTCATCGACAACATCTACCGCTATACCCTGGCCGGCACCGAGGTTTCGGCACTGTTGGGCCGTATGCCCTCTGCGGTCGGCTACCAGCCGACACTGGCTGAGGAGATGGGCCAGCTTCAGGAGCGCATTACCTCTACCAAGACCGGCTCCATCACCTCCATTCAGGCCGTCTATGTCCCTGCGGACGATTTGACCGATCCGTCCCCGGCCACGACATTCGCGCATTTGGACGCCACGGTGGTATTGTCCCGTCAGATTGCCGAGCTCGGTATCTACCCGGCAGTGGATCCGCTGGACTCGACCTCCCGTCAGCTGGATCCACTGGTCGTTGGCAACGATCACTACGAAGTGGCTCGCGCCGTCCAGGGTACGCTGCAGCGCTATAAAGAGCTGCGTGACATCATCGCCATCCTGGGCATGGACGAGCTGTCCGAAGAGGACAAGCTGACGGTGACGCGAGCCCGCAAGATTCAGCGCTTCCTTTCGCAGCCGTTCTTCGTTGCCGAGGTCTTCACGGGGTCGCCCGGCAAGTACGTGTCACTGAAGGAGACCATTCGCGGCTTCAAGGGTATTGTCGAGGGTGAGTACGACCATCTGCCGGAACAGGCGTTTTATATGGTCGGCACCATCGAGGAAGCTGTTGAGAAGGCGAAATCTCTCTAGGAGCCTGCTCTGCCGTTTCTCGGACAGGCTCCGGAAGTCGCAAGGGGCAAGCCGCAAGAGACAAGTGGCTTGTTCGAGGGTGTTAGGGCGGCCGCTCCGGCCGTCCGAAGTGCACCTTTAACCTGGAATTGAAATTATGGCAATGACAATGCACGTGGACATCGTCTCTGCCGAGTCGGAGATTTACTCCGGCACGGTGGAAGCCGTGTTCGCTCCGGCAGTTGAGGGAGAGGTTGGGATAATGCCCCGCCACACCCCGCTGCTGACGCAGTTGGCACCTGGTGAGGTGTGCGTTCGGAAGCAGGGCGGAGAAGAGGAGTTCTACTTCGTCTCCGGCGGGATGCTCGAGGTTCAGCCACACACGGTGACGGTTCTGGCGGACGTTGCGATGCGCGCCAAGAGTCTTGATGAGGCTGCCGCCCAGCAGGCGAAAGAGCAAGCCCAGCAGGCGATGCAGGACCGGGTCTCTGATGAAGAGTATGCCCGGGCTGAAGCGGAGTTGGCACAGGCCGCGGCACAGCTGCAGACCATCCAGCGTCTGCGGCAGCGCAAGGGCCGGCGGTAGCTGAGGTACGAGATTCGAGGGAATGTGTCGCTGCGCGGCGCGGATCTCGCTCCTGTAGCCGTGGTCCGAACGTGAGTTGTTAACCCGTGATGTGAGAAGAACAAAGGGCAGTGCTAAACTGCCCCTTTTTTGCTTGCGAGGAGTGCACGAATGAGTGAGCCCAGGGTAGGCGTCAATAAAGTCGTCTCGGTGACCTACAGCATCCTGGACGACCAGCAGCAGGTCGTCGAACAGATCGAAGTCCCCGTATCTTATCTGCACGGCCGCGATCGCGGGCTTTTCGAGCCTATCGAAAGAGCGCTGGAGGGCAAGACGGTGGGCGATGAGGTTACGGTTCAACTGCCGGCAAAAGAGGGATTCGGTGAGTGGGATCCGACCAAGTCCTTCTCCGATGCCATCGAGAACGTCCCGCCCGACTACCGCAAGCTGGGGGCCGAGGCAGAGTTCGAGAACGAAAAGGGCGAAAAGCTCACGATGGTGGTCACTCACGTCGATGAGGGGACCGTCACGCTCGATGGCAATCACCCCTTTGCCGGCAAGGATTTGACGTTCCACGTCACAGTTACCGATATTCGCGACGCGACCCCGGAAGAGGTTGCCGCCGGTGACGTGCAGGAGCGGACGGGCACGCTACACTGACTTCAAAATAACGCCTCACATCGTCAATGAGCAATCATCTGGAAGTCATCATTCTGGCTGCGGGGCAGGGGACACGCATGCGTTCGTCCCTCCCGAAAGTTCTCCATCCCCTTGCGGGCAAGCCGCTGCTCGGCCACGTCCTCGATACGGCCCGACAGCTTGAGCCGACCGGGATACACGTCGTCTACGGGTACGGCGGCAAACAGGTCATTGACACCTTCGAAGAGGAGTCTGTGCACTGGGCCGAACAGGCCGAGCAACTCGGGACCGGCCACGCCGTCGCTGCCGCCCTGCCAGGAGTCGCCGAAGAGGCCACGGCCCTGATCCTCTATGGTGATGTGCCGCTGATCGGGCCCAACACGCTTCAGCGGCTTGTAGAGGCCGTATCCGGGGAGACTCTGGTACTGTTGACAGCGATTCTGGACGACCCCCACGGCTACGGCCGCATCATCCGGGATTACAAGGGTCAGGTGCAGCGAATCGTCGAGCAAAAAGACGCCACCACCGAAGAGCGGAGTGTCTGCGAAGTGAACACGGGCATGATGGCCATGCCTGCCGCACGCCTTAAAGAGTGGCTGGGCCGTGTCGAAAACAACAACGCCCAGGGCGAGTATTACCTCACCGACATAATTGCTCTTGCTCGTGCCGACGGGGTCGCCGTGGAAGCGGTGATAGACGAT includes:
- a CDS encoding F0F1 ATP synthase subunit B gives rise to the protein MNVTATLFGQMLTFFVLVWFVWKFLWDPMTQMMEDRKTRIADGLAAAERGKHEQELAEKRAAEVIHEAKEKAAEIIAQAQKRSSEIVEEAKETARTEGERIKASAQSDIEQEVNRAKESLRGKVVSLSVAGASKVLAREIDEKSQEDLLKDLVAQI
- the atpD gene encoding F0F1 ATP synthase subunit beta → MSSGKIVQIIGAVVDAQFPRDAMPKVYDALNVEELGLTLEVQQQLGDGVVRTIAMGSSDGLKRGMDVGNSGAPISVPVGKATLGRIMDVLGNPIDERGDVGEEQRWAIHRKAPIYEELAASTELLETGIKVIDLVCPFAKGGKVGLFGGAGVGKTVNMMELIRNIAIEHSGYSVFAGVGERTREGNDFYHEMKESNVLDKVALVYGQMNEPPGNRLRVALTGLTMAEYFRDEGRDVLLFIDNIYRYTLAGTEVSALLGRMPSAVGYQPTLAEEMGQLQERITSTKTGSITSIQAVYVPADDLTDPSPATTFAHLDATVVLSRQIAELGIYPAVDPLDSTSRQLDPLVVGNDHYEVARAVQGTLQRYKELRDIIAILGMDELSEEDKLTVTRARKIQRFLSQPFFVAEVFTGSPGKYVSLKETIRGFKGIVEGEYDHLPEQAFYMVGTIEEAVEKAKSL
- the atpE gene encoding F0F1 ATP synthase subunit C, which encodes MDPSILANVYAFTAIGVGIILAAAGLGSALGWGLICSKYIEGIARQPEMRPQLMGQMLFTGGLMEAFPMIVLGMAMWFVFANPFVGALVG
- a CDS encoding F0F1 ATP synthase subunit delta, with the translated sequence MAELITIARPYAQAIFSLARDEGDLKGWSDMLAFAALVASDPDMAALIEDPRVDREQTATIFLDVCGERLNAGAKNTIRVLAENNRLELLPEIAVLYEVERATAEGTLRAEVTSAHSLSNAQKKAIASALTKRFGRDVTLDCKIDEELLGGAIIRAGDVVIDGSVIGKLDKLAHQLLR
- the atpA gene encoding F0F1 ATP synthase subunit alpha, whose protein sequence is MQLNPSEISELIKKRIADYDVVTEARTEGSVVSLTDGIARVHGLADVMSGEMLEFPGNTFGLALNIERDSVGAVILGAYEHISEGDKVTCTGRIMEVPVGEALLGRVVNSLGVPIDGKGSIDATETSPIEKIAPGVIHRQSVDQPLQTGLKSVDAMVPIGRGQRELIIGDRQTGKTAVAIDAIISQKGTGVKCIYVAVGQKASSIAGVVRKLEEHGAMEHTIVVAAAASDSAALQYISPYAGCAMGEYFRDRGEDALIVYDDLTKQAWAYRQVSLLLRRPPGREAYPGDVFYLHSRLLERASRINAAEVEKITNGEVKGKTGSLTALPIIETQAGDVSAFVPTNVISITDGQIFLETDLFNAGIRPAINAGLSVSRVGGAAQTKIVKKLGGGARLDLAQYRELAAFAQFASDLDESTRKQIERGQRVTELMKQKQYQPMSVAQIAVSLFAANQGFLDDVGAKKVVDFEQALQAYMKSEQSDLMEKINVSGDYNDEIENALRKAVEDFKANHTW
- the atpG gene encoding F0F1 ATP synthase subunit gamma, which produces MASGKEIRTQIGSVKNTQKITRAMEMVAASKMRRAQDRMVASRPYADKMHKVISHLAHAHTEYKHSYLVEREVKRVGMIIVSSDRGLCGGLNTNEFKVALQTVKEWRERNVEVDACLIGQKAAGFFKRIKVNVVSQTTQLGDAPGLQDLIGAVKVMLEAFDEGRIDRLYIVFNEFVNTMTQKPTVEQLLPIRAGELDPELKHHWDYLYEPDAEQVLEQLLMRYIESLVYQGVVENIACEQAARMVAMKAASDNAGSLIEELQLAYNKARQAAITQELSEIVAGAAAV
- a CDS encoding FKBP-type peptidyl-prolyl cis-trans isomerase, with the translated sequence MSEPRVGVNKVVSVTYSILDDQQQVVEQIEVPVSYLHGRDRGLFEPIERALEGKTVGDEVTVQLPAKEGFGEWDPTKSFSDAIENVPPDYRKLGAEAEFENEKGEKLTMVVTHVDEGTVTLDGNHPFAGKDLTFHVTVTDIRDATPEEVAAGDVQERTGTLH
- a CDS encoding F0F1 ATP synthase subunit epsilon, translated to MAMTMHVDIVSAESEIYSGTVEAVFAPAVEGEVGIMPRHTPLLTQLAPGEVCVRKQGGEEEFYFVSGGMLEVQPHTVTVLADVAMRAKSLDEAAAQQAKEQAQQAMQDRVSDEEYARAEAELAQAAAQLQTIQRLRQRKGRR